The genomic window TGATCTTTTTCGCAATAGAAACTTCTTCTTTTTCCAAGGCCGGTTTGTTTTTTTATCAGCTTTTCACCGCATTTCGGGCAAACGGATTTGGTATGGGCGAGCCAGTGTTTTTTCAGGGTAAATTCGCGTTTCCATTTCAGAAAATCAAAACTGTAATTTCGGGCTTCAGCAATGAGTTCTTTGATCTTTTTCGCGGGCATATTTCCCAGTAAGCTTTCCGGCTGTACTTCGATTCTGAACAACACTTCATTCTTAATAATATTCCCGACTCCGGAAAAAATATCCTGATTCATGAGGGCGTCGCAAACCATCATTTCCGGTTTGGATTTTAACTTTTTCTCAGCTTTTTTAGGATTCCATTCATCACTCATGACATCGGCTTCCCAATCAATTGCTGCCAGAAATTCTGAATCTACAAGTTTTACACTGCAGGTATAGAAATACATTCCACTTCCTTTGAAAATCAATGCCAATCGGAGCTGGCGGTCGGGTTTTGTCTGCTCATCCACACTATAAGATCCGAACATCAGCAAATGAATCCTCACCGCTATATCATCAAATACAAGATAAGTTTGTTTTCCAAAAGTCCGGATTTCCTTTAAAATTTTCCCTTTCAGAATGGGATGGTCGATTTTTGCATTTCCATGCGCTTCTATTACTTTTTTACCTACAAGTTTTTGCAGGTTTTCTTTCATAAGTATTATGGAGGGACCTTCGGGCATAATTTAGATTACATATCCACGTTCTGTACTTAGAGACCATGTACCGTTTTCATAGACTGCAATAATTTTGCCACCACTTGATGATTCGTGGTAGGGGATATAAAATGTTTTCCCGTCCGGGTCTTTTTTTATTCTGCCATAGTATGTAGAGAATAATCCTGGTTTATAATCACTATTTAATTTACGTGCCTTTTCTTCGGGAAATATTAAAACCCTTCTTTTTCCAGGATTTACTTTTTGAAAATATTCGCAATCGGATTCATAAGTTTCAAAAGTATAATGATTTTCCTGAATGTTTTGATAACCGTCTTTTTCAATAATCTCTTCAAAAAGTTTTGTAAACTTAGTATTTTCAGATTTATATCGAGGATTTAAATCTTCAAAATCAGAAATTTTGTCTCCATCGGTATCTTTGGAGTTTGGGTTTAAAAAAATAAGATTTTCAAAAAAATCATTATATCCATCATCATCAGAATCTTTTTTTATGTCATTTAGATCGATCTGAAAGGTTAAAAAGTCTTTCACTGCTTCTATTTCCGGATGTCCCGGTCGTCCCCAAGATTCGGCTATTGCTATAAAAGAGCCATCAATACTAAGTTTATTGTCTTTGATGAAAATTTCTTTTTGATTTTTGTTGATGTAAGTATTTTTATTAAATCCTATATAATAAGCTTTAGGCGTTTTGTTTTTAATTTCTAAGAGCCAATAGCCAAATCTGTTTTCAGCAATAGCGTAGGATATATTTTTTTCCTTTTGAAGCTGAATATACTTGAACTGGTCACTGAAATATGTATTGAATTCGGCATATTTTTTTTCATAT from Chryseobacterium wanjuense includes these protein-coding regions:
- a CDS encoding DNA-formamidopyrimidine glycosylase family protein, with the protein product MPEGPSIILMKENLQKLVGKKVIEAHGNAKIDHPILKGKILKEIRTFGKQTYLVFDDIAVRIHLLMFGSYSVDEQTKPDRQLRLALIFKGSGMYFYTCSVKLVDSEFLAAIDWEADVMSDEWNPKKAEKKLKSKPEMMVCDALMNQDIFSGVGNIIKNEVLFRIEVQPESLLGNMPAKKIKELIAEARNYSFDFLKWKREFTLKKHWLAHTKSVCPKCGEKLIKKQTGLGKRRSFYCEKDQKLY